Proteins from a genomic interval of Kitasatospora kifunensis:
- a CDS encoding SDR family NAD(P)-dependent oxidoreductase — protein MDHTLPPSLQGRTILITGATQGLGHGLALELARSGATLLLHGRDADRLDAVLSEVRALGTPARGYLADLADLDQVRALAAGVTKAESRLDVLVNNAASGGGTDPRKRELSAQGYELRLTVNHLAPYVLNSLLLPLLAQAANETNDQHENGRGRPPAARVINIASMGQSPVDFEDPMMERDYEGLEAYCRSKLALIMATFDLAAASPAHKVTFNTLHPAHLMDTEGVRAYGLTPQVGVGEGVRPTVRLIADPALEGVTGRYFDQFTDTRAHEQAYDPAARARLAALTERLTTPFTAPFTSPHR, from the coding sequence ATGGATCACACCCTCCCCCCGTCCCTGCAAGGCCGCACCATCCTGATCACCGGCGCCACCCAAGGCCTCGGCCACGGACTCGCCCTGGAACTCGCGCGCAGCGGCGCCACCTTGCTCCTGCACGGACGCGACGCCGACCGGCTCGACGCGGTCCTGAGCGAGGTGCGCGCACTCGGCACCCCAGCACGCGGCTACCTTGCCGACCTCGCCGACCTGGACCAGGTGCGCGCCCTCGCTGCCGGCGTCACCAAGGCGGAGTCCCGACTGGACGTGCTGGTGAACAACGCCGCCTCCGGCGGCGGCACCGACCCCCGCAAGCGCGAGCTCAGCGCGCAGGGGTACGAGCTGCGCCTGACCGTCAACCACCTCGCGCCGTACGTGTTGAACAGCCTCCTACTCCCTTTGCTGGCCCAGGCGGCGAACGAGACGAACGACCAGCACGAGAACGGGCGAGGCCGGCCCCCAGCGGCCCGCGTGATCAACATCGCCTCGATGGGGCAGTCGCCGGTCGACTTCGAGGATCCGATGATGGAGCGCGACTACGAAGGCCTTGAGGCGTACTGCCGGAGCAAGCTCGCGCTGATCATGGCGACCTTCGACCTGGCCGCCGCCTCACCCGCGCACAAGGTCACCTTCAACACCCTGCACCCCGCGCACCTGATGGACACCGAAGGTGTCCGCGCATACGGGCTGACGCCACAGGTCGGAGTCGGGGAAGGAGTCCGCCCGACGGTCCGACTGATCGCCGACCCGGCCCTGGAAGGCGTCACCGGGCGCTACTTCGACCAGTTCACCGATACCCGCGCGCACGAGCAGGCGTACGACCCGGCCGCGCGCGCCCGACTGGCGGCGCTGACCGAGCGTCTCACCACCCCCTTCACCGCCCCCTTCACATCACCGCACCGCTGA
- a CDS encoding O-methyltransferase, translating into MTQQQWNAVDEYLNGVLVGEDAALTAALATSERAGLPHIAVSPTQGKLLHLLALTVGARRILEVGSLGGYSAIWLARALPADGRLVSLEIAPAHAAVARANLHEAGLEKVAEVRTGRAADSLAELVDDGAEPFDLVFIDADKPSIPEYFDWALKLTRPGSLIIVDNVVRGGAVADSESTDASVIGVRRLNELVAAEPRVEGTAVQTVGSKGYDGFTLIRVVS; encoded by the coding sequence ATGACTCAGCAGCAGTGGAACGCGGTGGACGAGTACCTGAACGGGGTGCTCGTCGGCGAGGATGCGGCCCTGACCGCCGCCTTGGCGACCAGCGAACGGGCCGGGCTCCCGCACATCGCGGTCTCGCCCACCCAGGGCAAGCTGTTGCACCTGCTGGCGCTGACCGTCGGTGCCCGCCGGATCCTGGAGGTCGGCTCGCTCGGCGGCTACAGCGCCATCTGGCTGGCGCGGGCGCTGCCCGCCGACGGCCGTTTGGTGTCGCTGGAGATCGCGCCGGCCCACGCCGCCGTCGCGCGGGCGAACCTGCACGAGGCCGGTCTGGAGAAGGTGGCCGAGGTCCGCACGGGCCGGGCGGCCGACAGCCTGGCGGAGTTGGTGGACGACGGCGCCGAGCCGTTCGACCTGGTCTTCATCGACGCGGACAAGCCGAGCATCCCGGAGTACTTCGACTGGGCGCTGAAGCTCACCCGCCCCGGTTCGCTGATCATCGTGGACAACGTGGTGCGCGGCGGCGCGGTCGCCGACTCCGAGAGCACTGACGCGTCGGTCATCGGGGTCCGCAGACTGAACGAACTGGTCGCCGCCGAGCCGCGGGTGGAGGGCACGGCGGTGCAGACGGTCGGCAGCAAGGGGTACGACGGATTCACGCTGATCCGCGTGGTGAGCTGA
- a CDS encoding DedA family protein has product MHIEQWIEGAPPGAVYALVGLIIGLESLGIPLPGELALLAAGVVASKGTVNPALVALCAVAGAVIGDSIGYSIGRKGGKPLFDKLGRKFPRHFGPDHLATAEQAFHKWGMWAVFFGRFIALLRIFAGPLAGALRMPYWKFLIANVLGGVIWAGGTTFAVYYVGKTVEKYMQGFSYVALALAVVAGAISGLVIKRRAARTLAAPEASGGVEQQAQPRVTAGE; this is encoded by the coding sequence TTGCACATTGAACAGTGGATCGAGGGCGCGCCGCCCGGCGCGGTCTACGCGCTGGTTGGGCTGATCATCGGCCTTGAGAGCCTCGGCATCCCGCTGCCCGGTGAACTCGCGCTGCTGGCCGCTGGTGTGGTGGCCTCCAAGGGGACGGTGAACCCGGCCCTGGTCGCGCTCTGCGCGGTGGCCGGTGCCGTCATCGGCGACTCGATCGGCTATTCGATCGGGCGCAAGGGCGGCAAGCCGCTCTTCGACAAGCTCGGCCGGAAGTTCCCCCGGCACTTCGGCCCCGACCACCTGGCCACCGCCGAGCAGGCATTCCACAAGTGGGGCATGTGGGCGGTCTTCTTCGGCCGCTTCATCGCGCTGCTGCGGATCTTCGCCGGGCCGCTGGCCGGCGCACTGCGGATGCCGTACTGGAAGTTCCTGATCGCCAACGTCCTCGGTGGCGTGATCTGGGCGGGTGGCACCACGTTCGCCGTGTACTACGTGGGCAAGACGGTGGAGAAGTACATGCAGGGCTTCTCCTATGTCGCGCTGGCGCTGGCGGTGGTGGCTGGTGCGATCTCCGGACTGGTGATCAAGCGGCGTGCCGCGCGGACCCTCGCTGCGCCCGAGGCGTCGGGCGGCGTGGAGCAGCAGGCGCAGCCCCGGGTCACCGCGGGCGAGTGA
- the istB gene encoding IS21-like element helper ATPase IstB, with protein MSVMNTALRESLKALRLSGMLETLDARLLQAHGGELGHVDFLQVLCQDEITRRETVAFQRRLQRAKFEQQVTLEEFDFAASSKLPAAQIRDLAALRWLHAGESVILFGPVGVGKTHIAQALGHLAVRQGANVRFAKTSRILADLAGGHADRTWEKRIRELIRPDVLILDDFAMRQLTAAQADDLYELVSERQGRSLIITSNRAPSDWYPLFPNPVVAESLLDRLINTSHQVIMNGPSYRPNKRPKNPADKTDKQSIK; from the coding sequence ATGAGCGTGATGAACACGGCTCTGCGCGAGTCCCTGAAGGCGCTTCGGCTGTCCGGGATGCTGGAGACCCTCGACGCCCGCCTGCTTCAGGCCCACGGCGGCGAGCTCGGACACGTGGACTTCCTCCAGGTCCTCTGTCAGGACGAGATCACCCGCCGCGAGACCGTCGCCTTCCAACGGCGCCTGCAGAGAGCGAAGTTCGAGCAGCAGGTCACCCTGGAGGAGTTCGACTTCGCCGCCTCCTCGAAGCTACCGGCAGCCCAGATTCGCGACCTGGCCGCCCTGCGCTGGTTGCACGCCGGCGAGTCCGTAATTCTGTTCGGTCCGGTCGGCGTCGGCAAGACACACATCGCCCAGGCCCTGGGCCACCTGGCCGTCCGCCAGGGCGCCAACGTCCGCTTCGCCAAGACCAGCCGCATCTTGGCGGACCTGGCCGGCGGCCACGCGGACCGCACCTGGGAGAAGCGCATCCGCGAGCTGATCCGCCCCGACGTCCTTATTCTCGACGACTTCGCGATGCGCCAGCTCACCGCGGCCCAGGCCGACGACCTCTACGAACTGGTCAGCGAGCGACAGGGCCGGTCCCTGATCATCACCAGCAACCGAGCCCCCAGCGACTGGTATCCGCTCTTCCCCAACCCCGTTGTCGCCGAGTCCCTCCTGGACCGGCTGATCAACACCAGCCATCAGGTCATCATGAACGGACCCAGCTACCGGCCGAACAAGCGACCCAAGAACCCGGCCGACAAGACCGACAAGCAGTCGATCAAGTAG
- a CDS encoding class I SAM-dependent methyltransferase, producing the protein MSLRPRYDEFADWYDAYVQSGVGRPFAEAADQLIARMLGVGAGQTCLDLGCGGGAHIPALTALGWQVLGVDISPRQVEIAQCSGADAIVASADNLPFDDQSFDAVATIMTTTDFDELPAVFKEAYRVLRPGGRLAIVGAHPCFGGVYVERDSAGACTVHPGYRLHERVEQHPLLGNGIRSRVGVVNVPLPVLLNSVLDAGFRLLETAEDNGQQPVPDLLGIAACRPR; encoded by the coding sequence ATGTCACTTCGCCCTCGCTATGACGAGTTCGCCGACTGGTACGACGCCTACGTTCAGAGCGGAGTGGGTCGTCCGTTCGCTGAAGCCGCTGACCAGTTGATCGCTCGGATGCTCGGCGTCGGGGCCGGGCAGACATGCCTCGACCTGGGCTGCGGAGGGGGAGCCCATATCCCCGCCCTGACCGCCCTGGGATGGCAGGTCCTGGGGGTGGACATCTCCCCTCGCCAGGTTGAGATCGCCCAGTGCTCCGGGGCTGATGCCATCGTGGCCAGCGCCGACAATCTGCCGTTCGACGACCAATCGTTCGACGCAGTTGCGACGATCATGACCACCACCGACTTCGACGAACTGCCCGCTGTCTTCAAGGAGGCCTACCGTGTTCTGCGCCCAGGCGGGCGTCTGGCCATCGTCGGTGCCCACCCCTGCTTCGGAGGGGTCTACGTCGAGCGCGACAGCGCGGGCGCTTGCACTGTCCATCCGGGCTATCGGCTCCATGAGCGTGTAGAACAACACCCCCTACTCGGCAACGGCATCCGATCACGGGTCGGCGTGGTCAACGTGCCGCTGCCCGTGCTGCTCAATTCCGTTCTTGATGCCGGATTCAGACTGCTTGAGACGGCCGAGGACAACGGCCAGCAACCCGTCCCAGATCTCCTGGGCATTGCCGCCTGCCGACCCCGGTAG
- a CDS encoding IS630 family transposase, with amino-acid sequence MCGEQQAGTAVAVVLEADVRERLRRTVASAKSEVRAVLRAKIVLAAADGLANGAIARELDVSVNTVRKWRGRFAALGLGGLRDAERSGRPRAYGPEVRVAIVATATSMPPHPQSTWSHRAIAQRVAGTCFASVSASQVGRILAGLDLKPHKVRGWLTRRDTPDFWQRVAEVCALYVDPPEGVVVLSIDEKTAIAARSRRHPGRPARPGEPARQEFEYRRHGTASLVAALDVRTGEVLTEVIARNDALTFTAFLDQLDRAIAPAREIHVVLDNGSSHTAKHTKAWLAAHPRWHVRWTPPHASWLNQVELFFSALTRRVLRHGDFSSRDDLIEKLEAYVIGHNETAKPYRWTYEGTPLKAA; translated from the coding sequence GTGTGTGGGGAGCAACAAGCGGGGACGGCGGTTGCGGTGGTGCTGGAGGCGGATGTCCGCGAGCGGCTGCGTCGGACGGTAGCTTCGGCGAAGTCCGAGGTGCGGGCTGTGCTGCGGGCCAAGATCGTGCTCGCGGCGGCGGACGGGCTCGCCAATGGCGCGATCGCCCGGGAGTTGGACGTCAGCGTGAACACGGTGCGCAAGTGGCGTGGGCGGTTTGCCGCCTTGGGCCTGGGCGGCCTCCGGGATGCCGAACGCTCGGGCCGGCCGAGGGCCTACGGGCCCGAGGTTCGCGTGGCGATCGTGGCCACCGCGACCAGCATGCCGCCGCATCCGCAGTCGACCTGGTCGCACCGGGCCATCGCCCAGCGGGTGGCCGGCACATGCTTCGCGTCGGTCTCCGCCTCGCAGGTCGGCCGGATCCTGGCCGGTCTGGATCTGAAGCCGCACAAGGTCCGTGGTTGGCTGACCCGTCGGGACACCCCCGACTTCTGGCAGCGAGTCGCCGAGGTGTGCGCGCTTTACGTGGATCCGCCCGAGGGAGTGGTCGTGCTCTCGATCGATGAGAAGACCGCGATCGCCGCCCGCTCGCGTCGCCATCCCGGACGTCCCGCACGCCCTGGTGAACCCGCGCGGCAGGAGTTCGAGTACCGGCGCCACGGCACGGCTTCCCTCGTGGCCGCTCTCGACGTTCGCACCGGTGAGGTCCTCACCGAGGTGATCGCCCGCAACGACGCGCTGACCTTCACCGCGTTCCTGGACCAGCTCGACCGGGCGATTGCACCCGCCCGGGAGATCCACGTCGTGCTCGACAACGGTTCCTCCCACACGGCCAAACACACCAAGGCATGGCTGGCGGCCCACCCACGCTGGCACGTGCGTTGGACCCCGCCACACGCCTCATGGCTCAACCAGGTCGAGTTGTTCTTCTCCGCCCTGACGCGCCGGGTCCTGCGGCACGGCGACTTCTCCAGCCGCGACGACCTGATCGAGAAGCTGGAGGCCTACGTGATCGGGCACAACGAGACCGCCAAGCCCTATCGGTGGACCTACGAGGGCACCCCGCTCAAGGCCGCCTGA
- a CDS encoding family 2B encapsulin nanocompartment shell protein: MSTETGPAPTEPQQIQVRAQLSLSTVAARNLATTTKSEPQMQGISSRWLLRALPWVQVSGGTYRVNRRLSYAVGRGRVGFVKTGAEVRVVPPSLRELPMLRGIEQDAVLAELAGRFTQREVAAGEVLVEAGEPITEIYLIAHGKIDRIGTGKYGEAAVLGHLADGDHLGDDAIRQSDALWEYAVKATTAATVLTLPWAAFQELAARSAELREQIAGYLADTEQAQNQHGEAEIELAAGHDGEPELPSTFVDYELAPREYELSVAQTVLRVHSRVADLYNDPMNQVEQQLKLTVEALRERQEHELVNNAEFGLLANAEYDQRIQTHSGPPTPDDLDELLSLRRETSHIFAHPRAIAAFGRECSKRGIYFGSVDVGGHHIPAWRGVPIFPCGKIPVANGHTSSIIAIRAGEDNQGVIGLHQVGIPDEYEPGLNVRFMGINEKAIISYLVSAYYSAAILVPDALGVLENVEVASPRD, translated from the coding sequence ATGTCGACCGAGACCGGGCCTGCCCCGACCGAACCGCAGCAGATCCAGGTGCGAGCGCAGCTCAGCCTGAGCACGGTGGCGGCGCGCAACCTCGCCACCACGACCAAGTCCGAGCCACAGATGCAGGGCATCAGCTCGCGCTGGCTGCTGCGCGCGCTGCCCTGGGTGCAGGTCTCCGGTGGCACCTACCGGGTCAACCGCCGACTCAGCTACGCGGTCGGGCGCGGCCGGGTGGGCTTCGTCAAGACCGGTGCCGAGGTGCGGGTCGTCCCGCCATCGCTGCGCGAGCTGCCGATGCTGCGCGGCATTGAGCAGGACGCGGTACTGGCCGAGCTGGCCGGCCGGTTCACCCAGCGCGAGGTCGCTGCCGGCGAGGTGCTCGTCGAGGCCGGGGAGCCCATCACCGAGATCTACCTGATCGCGCACGGCAAGATCGACCGGATCGGCACCGGCAAGTACGGCGAGGCCGCCGTCCTCGGCCACCTGGCCGACGGCGACCACCTGGGCGACGACGCCATCCGCCAGTCGGACGCGCTGTGGGAGTACGCGGTCAAGGCGACCACCGCCGCCACCGTGCTCACCCTGCCCTGGGCCGCGTTCCAGGAGCTGGCGGCCCGCTCGGCGGAGTTGCGCGAGCAGATCGCCGGCTACCTGGCCGACACCGAGCAGGCGCAGAACCAGCACGGCGAGGCCGAGATCGAGCTGGCCGCCGGCCACGACGGCGAGCCGGAGCTGCCCAGCACCTTCGTGGACTACGAACTGGCGCCACGCGAGTACGAGCTGAGTGTGGCGCAGACCGTGCTACGGGTGCACAGCCGGGTCGCCGACCTCTACAACGACCCGATGAACCAGGTCGAGCAGCAGTTGAAGCTCACCGTCGAGGCGCTGCGCGAGCGCCAGGAGCACGAGCTGGTCAACAACGCCGAGTTCGGCCTGCTCGCCAACGCCGAGTACGACCAGCGGATCCAGACCCACTCCGGCCCGCCCACCCCCGACGACCTGGACGAGTTGCTCAGCCTGCGCCGCGAGACCTCCCACATCTTCGCCCACCCACGCGCCATCGCCGCCTTCGGACGCGAGTGCAGCAAGCGCGGCATCTACTTCGGCAGCGTGGACGTCGGCGGTCACCACATCCCGGCATGGCGCGGCGTGCCGATCTTCCCGTGCGGCAAGATCCCGGTGGCCAACGGGCACACCTCGTCGATCATCGCGATTCGGGCGGGCGAGGACAACCAAGGCGTGATCGGGCTGCACCAGGTCGGCATTCCGGACGAGTACGAGCCCGGCCTGAACGTGCGGTTCATGGGGATCAACGAGAAGGCGATCATCTCCTACCTGGTCAGCGCCTACTACTCCGCCGCCATCCTGGTGCCGGACGCACTCGGTGTGTTGGAGAACGTCGAGGTCGCAAGCCCGCGCGACTGA
- a CDS encoding aldo/keto reductase — protein MAQGAYVPWANGTQGGEGEALLGRWRRSRGISSEIVIATKLGGRPLTPSSSFSKNIEGLSAEVIRTSAAASRERPGVEKLDLLYAHVEDDRVPLSETVTAFAELVSEGSVGLLGVSNHWAWRVERARALAAAAGLPGYEVLQYHHSYLRQRTDMPTLRSADGSIGVAGGDLLSYLRADPGLALVAYSPLLGGGYSQPVRPVAPGFDHGGTATRWEALGKVAKETGATANQVVLAWLIGGEVPVIPLVGASSVAQLAESLAAVDLELTADQRARLDRAN, from the coding sequence GTGGCCCAGGGTGCTTACGTACCCTGGGCCAACGGCACGCAGGGCGGGGAGGGCGAGGCACTGCTCGGGCGCTGGCGACGCAGCCGCGGGATCAGCAGCGAGATCGTCATCGCGACCAAGCTCGGGGGCCGTCCGCTCACACCGAGCAGCAGTTTCAGCAAGAACATCGAGGGGCTGTCGGCCGAGGTGATCCGCACCTCGGCAGCGGCCAGTCGGGAGCGACCTGGGGTCGAGAAGCTGGACCTGCTCTACGCGCACGTCGAGGACGACCGAGTGCCGCTGAGCGAGACCGTGACGGCCTTCGCCGAGTTGGTCTCCGAGGGCAGCGTCGGCCTGTTGGGTGTGAGCAACCACTGGGCCTGGCGGGTGGAGCGGGCGCGCGCCCTGGCGGCAGCGGCCGGCCTGCCCGGTTACGAGGTGCTGCAGTACCACCACAGCTACCTGCGCCAGCGCACCGACATGCCGACCCTTCGCTCGGCGGATGGCAGCATCGGCGTGGCCGGCGGCGATCTGCTCAGCTACCTGCGAGCTGATCCCGGTCTCGCGCTGGTCGCCTACTCGCCCCTGTTGGGCGGCGGCTACAGCCAGCCGGTGCGACCGGTCGCACCGGGGTTCGATCACGGCGGCACCGCGACACGTTGGGAGGCGCTGGGGAAGGTGGCGAAGGAGACCGGGGCGACCGCCAACCAGGTGGTGCTCGCCTGGCTGATCGGCGGCGAGGTGCCGGTGATCCCGCTGGTCGGGGCCTCCTCGGTGGCGCAACTGGCGGAGAGCCTGGCGGCGGTGGACCTCGAGCTGACCGCCGATCAGCGCGCGCGGCTGGACAGGGCGAACTGA
- the istA gene encoding IS21 family transposase → MVDIIEIYVHWYAGRSKSQLGASLGVDRKTVRKYLAPAEAAGITPGGPPMSEGDWAKLIKSWFPDLADRRLNQLTWPELDQHRDYIKSLLGMVTVTTIHQRLRDEHKLKASVSSLRRWVHASLPDEASRSRVTVLRDDVEPGSEAQIDYGFMGQWTNPRTGKRHRVWAFVMVLPCSRHMFVRPVLHMNQHAWTEAHAEAFRFFGGVPRRLVPDNLRTGVDKPDLYDPKINRAYAELATYYGALVDPARALHPKDKPRVERPMPYIRDSFWSGRQFTSIEHMQAEAVTWAQNVAGRRQCRPLGGAAPLAVFEAVEAQALLPLPDTPFVLARWSTATVGPDIHIKVGHTLYSVPWKLIGRRVDVRSTATMVQVFHDGELVKTHAALEQGKRTDKSDYPPEKIAFQMRTPIWCRTQAAEVGEACGMVIGQLLEVNAIYRLRAAQGVIALRKKYGDGRLEAACAKAITVGDPSYRTIKGILVAGTETDPEPETGDAGAAAFLHGPQQLFAATIPTQTQDELRDDQGRNESQEAVR, encoded by the coding sequence GTGGTCGACATCATCGAGATCTACGTCCACTGGTACGCGGGCCGCTCGAAGAGCCAGCTCGGCGCGTCGTTGGGGGTGGACCGCAAGACGGTCAGGAAGTACCTGGCGCCGGCAGAGGCGGCCGGGATCACCCCGGGCGGGCCGCCGATGAGCGAGGGCGACTGGGCCAAGCTGATCAAGAGCTGGTTCCCGGATCTCGCCGACCGGCGGCTGAACCAGCTCACCTGGCCGGAGCTGGACCAGCACCGGGACTACATCAAGAGTCTGCTGGGGATGGTCACCGTTACCACGATCCATCAACGTCTGCGCGACGAGCACAAGTTGAAGGCGTCGGTCTCATCTTTGCGTCGCTGGGTGCACGCCTCGCTGCCGGACGAGGCGTCCAGGTCGCGGGTCACCGTGCTGCGGGACGACGTCGAGCCGGGCTCGGAGGCCCAGATCGACTACGGGTTCATGGGCCAGTGGACCAATCCGCGCACCGGTAAGCGGCACCGGGTCTGGGCGTTCGTGATGGTGCTGCCGTGCTCGCGGCACATGTTCGTCCGCCCGGTGCTGCACATGAACCAGCACGCCTGGACCGAGGCCCACGCCGAGGCATTCCGGTTCTTCGGCGGCGTCCCGCGCCGGCTGGTGCCCGACAACCTGCGCACCGGGGTGGACAAGCCCGACCTCTACGACCCGAAGATCAACAGAGCGTATGCCGAACTCGCCACTTACTACGGGGCGTTGGTCGATCCGGCGAGAGCCCTGCATCCCAAGGACAAGCCGCGGGTCGAACGGCCCATGCCCTACATCCGCGACTCGTTCTGGAGCGGGCGCCAGTTCACCTCCATCGAGCACATGCAGGCCGAGGCCGTCACCTGGGCCCAGAACGTCGCCGGCAGGCGCCAGTGCCGGCCACTGGGCGGGGCCGCTCCGCTGGCGGTGTTCGAGGCCGTCGAGGCCCAGGCCCTGCTGCCGCTGCCGGACACGCCGTTCGTCCTGGCCCGCTGGTCCACCGCCACAGTCGGCCCGGACATCCACATCAAGGTCGGCCACACCCTCTACTCGGTGCCCTGGAAGCTGATCGGCCGGCGCGTCGACGTCCGCTCCACCGCCACCATGGTCCAGGTCTTCCACGACGGCGAGCTGGTCAAGACCCACGCCGCCCTCGAACAAGGAAAACGCACCGACAAGAGCGACTACCCGCCCGAGAAGATCGCCTTCCAGATGCGCACGCCGATCTGGTGCCGCACCCAGGCCGCCGAGGTCGGCGAAGCCTGCGGCATGGTGATCGGCCAACTGCTGGAGGTCAACGCGATCTACCGGCTCCGCGCCGCCCAGGGGGTGATCGCACTCCGGAAGAAGTACGGCGACGGCAGGCTGGAGGCGGCCTGCGCGAAGGCGATCACGGTCGGCGACCCGTCCTACCGCACCATCAAGGGCATCCTGGTGGCCGGCACCGAGACCGACCCGGAGCCGGAGACTGGCGACGCCGGGGCCGCGGCCTTCCTCCACGGACCCCAGCAGCTGTTCGCCGCCACCATCCCCACCCAGACACAGGACGAACTCCGCGACGACCAAGGCCGCAACGAAAGCCAGGAGGCCGTCCGATGA
- a CDS encoding MarR family winged helix-turn-helix transcriptional regulator: MGMPPEERLGLHIKRAEQAVMAAKADALRGSGLSVPQYAALAVLAENPGISGAALARACLVTPQAMAALLKNLQEIGLIERSVHPWHQKMLETRLTPDGLEAVRIADVQALEFEGRLAIEFTPAERETLRALLARCVAAATRES; encoded by the coding sequence ATGGGAATGCCCCCCGAGGAACGGCTCGGCCTGCACATCAAGCGCGCCGAGCAGGCGGTCATGGCTGCCAAAGCCGACGCCCTGCGCGGCTCCGGCCTCAGCGTGCCGCAGTACGCGGCGCTCGCCGTGCTGGCCGAGAACCCGGGGATCTCCGGCGCCGCGCTGGCTCGCGCCTGCCTGGTCACCCCGCAGGCGATGGCCGCGCTACTGAAGAACCTCCAGGAGATCGGTCTGATCGAGCGTTCGGTCCACCCCTGGCATCAGAAGATGCTGGAGACCCGCCTCACGCCCGATGGCCTGGAGGCAGTGCGCATTGCCGACGTCCAGGCCCTGGAGTTCGAGGGTCGGTTGGCGATCGAGTTCACCCCTGCCGAGCGTGAGACCTTGCGCGCCTTGCTGGCTCGCTGTGTAGCGGCCGCGACGCGCGAGTCCTGA
- a CDS encoding GNAT family N-acetyltransferase — protein sequence MLIDHWPLLGLRLNTPRLELRLPGDNELADLADLAAEGIHEPDRMPFLVPWTDLPPAERARSVVQHHWLRRGTWSPDNWALNLAVFENGQVVGLQTVAARDLAVLRQVSTGSWLGARYQRQGIGTEMRAAVLHLAFAGLNALEATSGAFEDNATSFAVSQKHGYELDGIDRHVVRGRPTTTRRLRLTRTRWETHQHVPVSISGLTPCLPMFGLPDDDCTDHQRSAS from the coding sequence ATGCTGATTGATCACTGGCCGCTGCTGGGACTGCGTCTGAACACTCCCCGCCTGGAGCTCCGACTGCCCGGCGACAACGAGCTGGCCGACTTGGCCGACCTAGCGGCTGAAGGCATCCACGAGCCGGACCGCATGCCCTTCCTCGTGCCGTGGACCGACCTTCCTCCAGCGGAACGAGCACGCTCAGTGGTGCAGCACCACTGGTTGCGCCGGGGGACCTGGTCCCCGGACAACTGGGCGCTGAATCTCGCCGTCTTCGAGAATGGCCAGGTCGTCGGACTGCAGACCGTCGCCGCCCGCGACCTCGCCGTGCTGCGGCAGGTCAGCACCGGCTCCTGGCTCGGCGCACGGTATCAGCGACAAGGTATCGGCACCGAGATGCGCGCCGCCGTACTGCACCTGGCCTTCGCCGGCCTGAACGCGCTGGAGGCGACATCGGGCGCCTTCGAGGACAACGCCACCTCCTTCGCCGTGTCCCAGAAGCACGGCTACGAACTCGACGGCATCGACCGTCACGTGGTCCGAGGCAGGCCCACGACCACGAGACGGCTGAGGCTGACGCGTACCCGCTGGGAGACGCACCAACACGTCCCCGTCTCGATCAGCGGCCTGACGCCCTGCCTGCCGATGTTCGGACTACCGGACGACGACTGCACGGACCACCAACGGTCGGCTTCATAG